From Nonlabens sp. Ci31, the proteins below share one genomic window:
- a CDS encoding efflux RND transporter periplasmic adaptor subunit: MNKNILYIGIAVIIGLLAGWLIFGSNSIDTPSSKDLSDMSDSHDHAGESAEQMWTCSMHPQIMKSEPGDCPICGMELIPAESSAEGLAANEIKMTKNAMALANIQTTTVGSGAASDDEGMISLSGKIAANEENNSVQASYFDGRLEKLNVSYEGQQVSRGQLLATIYAPQLVAAQQELITAASLKESQPELYQAVRNKLKNWKLSESQINTIESSGKVRDNYPVYATVSGTVVLVMAAEGDYLKQGQPILKVTNLNSVWAEFDAYESQLSNLKEGQQIKVTTNAYANKEFDATVSFIDPMLNNATRTLTVRATLKNTEGIFKPGMFVTGKLKGETNRNEESLTVPASAVMWTGERSLVYIKTSLNEPVFEMREVRIGNRSGENYTITAGLQNGDEIVTNGTFTVDAAAQLQGKKSMMNQGKEELIEMPMSEMKMKFSESFQKDFKKVLQSYLQMKDAFVVSDSEQVSAFAKATSKSLKSITIGSLGKMEQSHIKKSIEMLDAIAKNEDLENQRDHFVILNENMVVIAMNVKGATPVYVQKCPMANNNKGAVWLSTEKDIKNPYYGDAMLTCGSVIEEIN, translated from the coding sequence ATGAATAAGAACATTTTATATATAGGAATCGCGGTAATTATAGGACTGCTTGCTGGTTGGCTCATTTTTGGAAGCAATTCCATAGATACACCATCCAGTAAGGATCTGTCTGACATGTCAGACAGCCATGACCACGCAGGCGAATCTGCAGAACAAATGTGGACCTGCTCCATGCACCCACAAATTATGAAATCAGAGCCAGGCGATTGCCCTATTTGCGGTATGGAGCTTATTCCAGCCGAGTCCAGTGCAGAAGGTCTTGCGGCAAATGAGATCAAAATGACTAAAAATGCCATGGCACTCGCTAATATTCAAACCACAACGGTAGGTAGCGGTGCGGCTTCTGATGATGAAGGAATGATATCGCTGTCTGGCAAGATTGCTGCTAACGAAGAAAATAACTCTGTACAAGCCAGTTATTTTGATGGTCGTTTGGAAAAACTGAATGTAAGTTATGAAGGCCAGCAAGTAAGTCGGGGACAATTATTAGCCACGATCTATGCGCCTCAACTGGTAGCAGCGCAACAAGAATTAATTACAGCAGCTTCTTTAAAAGAATCTCAACCAGAATTGTATCAAGCGGTACGCAATAAATTGAAGAATTGGAAACTGTCGGAAAGTCAAATTAATACCATAGAATCTTCAGGTAAGGTACGCGATAATTACCCTGTATATGCTACAGTTTCAGGAACAGTGGTACTCGTAATGGCAGCAGAAGGTGATTATCTCAAACAAGGACAACCTATCCTAAAAGTAACTAACTTGAATTCGGTTTGGGCAGAATTTGATGCGTATGAAAGTCAACTATCCAACCTTAAAGAAGGACAACAAATAAAAGTAACGACTAACGCTTATGCCAACAAGGAATTTGATGCCACCGTATCTTTTATAGATCCCATGCTTAACAATGCCACTCGTACGCTAACCGTTAGAGCAACACTTAAAAATACAGAGGGTATTTTTAAGCCCGGAATGTTTGTGACTGGCAAATTGAAAGGAGAAACAAATAGGAACGAGGAATCACTTACAGTTCCTGCAAGTGCTGTGATGTGGACTGGAGAACGCTCGTTAGTTTACATTAAAACCAGTCTTAATGAGCCTGTTTTTGAAATGCGAGAAGTAAGGATCGGTAACCGTAGTGGTGAAAATTATACGATTACCGCAGGACTTCAAAATGGCGATGAGATTGTTACCAACGGTACTTTTACCGTTGATGCTGCTGCCCAATTACAAGGTAAAAAGTCCATGATGAACCAAGGAAAGGAAGAGCTTATTGAGATGCCCATGTCTGAAATGAAAATGAAATTCTCTGAAAGCTTTCAGAAGGACTTTAAAAAGGTTTTACAATCCTATTTGCAAATGAAAGATGCCTTTGTAGTCAGTGATTCAGAGCAGGTTTCCGCTTTCGCGAAAGCGACATCAAAATCTTTAAAGTCTATAACTATAGGAAGTCTGGGTAAAATGGAACAATCGCATATTAAGAAAAGTATTGAAATGCTCGACGCCATTGCCAAAAATGAAGACCTTGAAAACCAACGAGATCATTTTGTAATACTGAATGAGAACATGGTAGTTATCGCGATGAATGTTAAAGGAGCAACTCCTGTATATGTTCAGAAATGCCCTATGGCTAACAACAACAAAGGTGCTGTGTGGTTGAGTACCGAAAAAGATATAAAAAACCCGTATTACGGTGATGCAATGTTGACCTGCGGAAGTGTGATTGAAGAGATCAATTAG
- a CDS encoding DUF2892 domain-containing protein: MLNKYFRVIVGTMVLLSVVLSVYVNPNWMWFTVFIGVNLIQSAFTKWCLLETILVKLGVKKEAASCAVPPSKG; this comes from the coding sequence ATGTTAAATAAATATTTTAGAGTGATCGTAGGTACCATGGTATTATTGAGCGTTGTACTCAGCGTTTATGTCAACCCAAATTGGATGTGGTTTACCGTTTTCATAGGGGTCAACTTGATACAATCTGCTTTTACAAAGTGGTGTTTATTAGAAACCATCTTAGTAAAGTTAGGTGTGAAAAAAGAAGCGGCTAGCTGTGCTGTGCCACCTTCTAAAGGATAG
- a CDS encoding efflux RND transporter permease subunit gives MKEGLAGKIAKVFMNSKLTVLLMIVFMVVGVYSSFLIPREEEPQIDVPMADIFVGYPGASPTEVESRVIKPLEQLISNIKGVEYVYSTSMKEQGMVIVQFYVGEDIERSFVKLYNEINKHMDQMPEGVTMPLVKTRAIDDVPMLGLTLWSENYNGFQLGQMAQELKAEIEKVNDVAITHKIGGSERQLRVVLDKNKLAASGLDFMSVSKMIKANNAQLNSGTFDRNDTEFTVNTGKFLSSVTDVENLVIGVQQNQPIYLKQVAQIIDGPQVPQSYVSLGFGQGSDKKTDYLSEYPAVTLSVAKRKGADAMKIADIIIDRVAHLRKTLIPDDVHVEITRNYGETASQKVSELLLHLIGSIFAVTFVVMLAMGWRGGLVVFLSVPITFALTLLSYYALDYTLNRITLFALVFVTGIVVDDSIIIAENMHRHFKMKRLPFKDAALYAINEVGNPTILATFTVIASVLPMAFVSGLMGPYMAPMPIGASIAMILSLFVALTITPYLGYIFLREKEKKGAVKKAEKPLEETLIYRLYAKFQGPLMESRSKRWLFLGGTFVILLATMGLFFTNSVAVKMLPFDNKNEFQVIIDMPEGTTLERTGVVTQEIAQYLSTRPEVVNYQNYIGTSAPITFNGLVRHYDLRGGSNMADIQVNLIDKGKRDAQSHDIASLFRPDIKKIAAKYNANVKLVEVPPGPPVLSTIVAEIYGPDYEGQMAVAKEVKNILKNTDDVVDIDWMVEDDQIEYQFTINKEKAMLYGVAPQQIAQTMNLALSNRPITSLYDEDAVQQIGIVLALDEKEKSTIQDISQLRVTSNQGNMIPIADLVDITKTTSAKSIYRKNQKRVVYVMADMAGELESPAYAILGMEEKLKTIPMPEGYELNEMYLGQPDFEDDYTVKWDGEWQITLEVFRDLGIAFLGAIILIYILIVGWFQNFKAPIVMMVAIPLSLIGIILGHWLMGAFFTATSFIGMIALAGIMVRNSVLLIDFINLRTDDGVPLKQAAIEAGAVRTTPILLTAGTVVIGAFVILFDPIFQGLAISLMGGTIVSTVLTLLVVPLVYYMIEKKNYK, from the coding sequence ATGAAAGAAGGATTAGCCGGCAAAATTGCCAAAGTCTTTATGAATTCAAAGCTGACAGTGCTTTTAATGATCGTATTTATGGTCGTAGGTGTGTACAGCTCGTTTTTAATACCGAGAGAAGAAGAGCCTCAAATAGACGTCCCAATGGCCGATATTTTTGTTGGATACCCTGGAGCCAGCCCTACCGAGGTAGAATCCCGTGTTATCAAACCTTTGGAACAACTCATTTCAAACATCAAAGGAGTGGAATATGTCTATTCTACTTCGATGAAAGAACAAGGAATGGTGATTGTACAGTTTTATGTTGGAGAAGATATTGAACGCAGTTTTGTAAAGCTCTATAACGAGATCAACAAACATATGGATCAGATGCCAGAAGGTGTGACCATGCCGCTGGTCAAAACACGTGCCATAGATGATGTCCCCATGTTGGGACTAACTTTGTGGAGTGAAAATTATAACGGTTTTCAATTGGGACAGATGGCTCAAGAACTAAAAGCAGAAATTGAAAAAGTAAACGACGTTGCCATTACACATAAAATAGGGGGTAGTGAACGCCAGTTGCGTGTAGTCCTAGACAAAAACAAACTAGCTGCCAGCGGCCTGGATTTTATGTCGGTTTCTAAAATGATCAAGGCAAATAATGCCCAGTTAAACTCCGGTACTTTTGATAGAAATGATACGGAATTTACTGTCAACACAGGTAAATTTCTTTCGAGTGTAACCGATGTGGAAAACCTCGTGATCGGTGTGCAACAAAATCAACCGATTTATTTAAAACAAGTAGCTCAAATTATAGACGGTCCTCAAGTACCACAGAGTTATGTGAGTTTAGGTTTTGGTCAAGGAAGTGATAAAAAAACGGATTATCTATCGGAATATCCTGCGGTGACTTTATCTGTTGCAAAACGCAAAGGTGCTGATGCAATGAAAATTGCAGATATTATTATTGATAGAGTAGCGCATTTACGCAAGACTCTTATACCTGATGATGTTCACGTAGAAATCACAAGAAATTATGGTGAAACGGCTTCTCAAAAAGTATCTGAATTACTCTTGCACCTCATCGGGTCTATCTTTGCCGTAACATTTGTAGTGATGCTTGCTATGGGCTGGCGTGGTGGATTAGTAGTGTTTTTATCAGTACCTATCACCTTTGCACTGACTTTACTAAGTTATTACGCGCTGGATTATACGTTGAACAGGATCACACTTTTTGCGTTAGTTTTTGTGACGGGTATTGTGGTGGATGACTCCATCATTATTGCAGAGAATATGCACCGGCATTTTAAAATGAAACGCTTACCCTTCAAGGATGCTGCACTATATGCCATTAACGAAGTTGGAAACCCTACCATACTCGCCACATTTACGGTGATAGCATCAGTATTACCTATGGCTTTCGTATCTGGACTTATGGGACCCTATATGGCTCCTATGCCTATAGGGGCTTCTATTGCTATGATATTATCACTCTTTGTAGCCTTGACCATCACCCCTTATTTGGGATATATTTTCTTAAGAGAAAAAGAGAAAAAAGGAGCTGTTAAAAAAGCAGAGAAACCACTAGAAGAAACTTTGATTTACAGGTTGTATGCTAAATTTCAAGGTCCCTTGATGGAAAGTCGCTCCAAGCGCTGGCTGTTCTTAGGTGGTACCTTCGTGATTCTACTAGCTACTATGGGCTTATTTTTTACGAATTCTGTTGCGGTAAAAATGCTTCCATTTGATAACAAAAACGAGTTTCAAGTAATCATTGATATGCCTGAAGGAACCACTCTAGAGCGCACTGGTGTCGTTACTCAAGAAATTGCTCAATACTTATCCACAAGACCTGAAGTAGTCAACTACCAAAACTATATAGGAACCTCTGCTCCTATTACATTTAACGGATTGGTACGTCACTATGATTTACGTGGCGGTAGTAATATGGCAGACATTCAAGTCAACTTGATTGATAAAGGGAAGCGCGATGCACAAAGCCATGACATAGCAAGCCTGTTCCGACCAGACATTAAAAAGATTGCGGCTAAGTATAATGCAAATGTCAAGCTGGTAGAAGTTCCACCCGGACCACCGGTATTATCAACTATTGTTGCTGAGATCTATGGACCTGACTACGAGGGACAAATGGCAGTAGCTAAAGAAGTTAAAAACATCCTGAAAAACACAGATGATGTGGTAGATATAGACTGGATGGTTGAAGACGACCAAATAGAATATCAATTCACTATTAACAAAGAAAAAGCAATGTTATATGGAGTAGCTCCACAACAAATTGCTCAGACTATGAATTTAGCTTTATCTAACCGTCCTATCACATCGCTCTATGATGAAGATGCGGTGCAACAAATAGGAATTGTCCTGGCACTTGACGAAAAAGAAAAGTCCACCATACAAGATATTTCACAATTACGAGTGACATCAAATCAAGGTAATATGATACCGATTGCTGATTTGGTCGATATTACAAAAACCACAAGTGCTAAAAGTATCTATCGTAAGAATCAAAAGCGAGTGGTCTATGTAATGGCCGATATGGCCGGCGAACTTGAGAGCCCTGCCTATGCTATTTTAGGGATGGAAGAAAAGTTAAAAACCATACCCATGCCAGAAGGTTATGAACTTAATGAAATGTACTTAGGACAACCTGACTTTGAAGATGACTACACCGTAAAATGGGATGGTGAATGGCAAATCACGCTAGAAGTATTTAGAGATTTAGGTATTGCCTTCTTGGGCGCTATCATTTTGATTTATATTTTAATTGTAGGGTGGTTTCAGAATTTTAAAGCCCCTATTGTTATGATGGTAGCCATACCATTATCCTTAATAGGTATTATTTTAGGTCACTGGTTGATGGGAGCTTTCTTTACCGCCACCTCTTTTATTGGAATGATTGCTCTGGCAGGAATTATGGTCAGGAACTCGGTGTTGCTTATTGACTTTATCAATTTACGAACTGACGATGGCGTGCCTTTAAAACAAGCCGCTATTGAAGCTGGAGCTGTGCGTACGACACCTATTTTATTAACAGCTGGAACAGTGGTTATTGGAGCTTTTGTCATATTATTTGACCCTATTTTCCAAGGACTGGCCATATCCTTAATGGGTGGAACCATTGTTTCTACAGTGCTTACTTTATTGGTCGTACCACTGGTATATTACATGATAGAAAAGAAAAATTATAAATAA
- a CDS encoding efflux RND transporter periplasmic adaptor subunit: MKNIYIISTILIALLATSCGDKEPSTVEDLSEAIPVSVQAVTDNTNSSFLSVSGKVQAVNSAQLSTRMMGYVNSVAANVGDQVTEGQLLISINNTDLQAKRAQINAGITEATVAFNNAQKDYNRFKNLFAENSASQKELDDMTANFNMAKARLESAKQMKNEINAQFAYTNITAPFSGVITSKNVKKGGMANPGQPLISIEAPGHFEVMALVPETEISQIQADTKVNVMVSSIDETLAGTVKEVSTSAQQTGGQYLVKIALDKTEVPILSGMFATVAFPVERKATNNSILIPTSALITNGQLSGVYTVSESNTALLRWLRLGKNIGDQVEVLSGLNVDESFILTAKGKLFNGAKVSIQ, translated from the coding sequence ATGAAAAACATATATATCATAAGCACTATTCTTATTGCTTTACTTGCCACAAGCTGTGGAGACAAAGAGCCATCAACTGTAGAAGACCTCTCTGAAGCAATTCCTGTTAGCGTACAAGCGGTTACAGATAATACCAACAGTTCTTTTCTATCGGTAAGCGGTAAAGTACAAGCCGTAAACAGTGCACAATTAAGCACACGTATGATGGGTTATGTCAACAGTGTTGCTGCAAATGTAGGTGATCAAGTGACTGAAGGACAATTATTGATTTCCATAAACAACACTGATTTACAAGCCAAAAGAGCCCAAATAAATGCCGGCATTACAGAAGCTACTGTCGCCTTTAACAATGCACAAAAAGACTACAATCGCTTTAAAAACTTGTTTGCAGAGAATAGCGCATCACAAAAAGAACTGGATGATATGACGGCCAATTTTAATATGGCAAAAGCACGGTTGGAAAGTGCCAAGCAAATGAAAAATGAAATCAATGCACAATTTGCTTATACCAACATAACAGCACCTTTTAGCGGTGTGATTACCAGTAAGAATGTGAAAAAAGGCGGTATGGCAAATCCAGGACAACCGCTTATTTCCATAGAAGCTCCAGGCCATTTTGAAGTGATGGCACTAGTTCCAGAGACCGAAATATCACAAATCCAAGCCGATACAAAAGTGAATGTAATGGTCAGCTCTATCGATGAAACGCTTGCTGGCACTGTGAAAGAAGTGAGTACTTCTGCTCAGCAAACTGGCGGACAGTACTTAGTAAAAATTGCATTAGACAAAACAGAGGTACCCATACTATCAGGAATGTTTGCTACAGTAGCTTTCCCTGTAGAGAGAAAGGCCACAAACAACAGTATTTTGATACCTACATCTGCACTGATTACAAACGGACAACTCTCTGGTGTTTACACGGTAAGCGAGAGCAATACAGCCCTGTTACGATGGTTGCGATTGGGTAAAAATATAGGTGATCAGGTAGAGGTTCTATCTGGACTAAATGTAGATGAGAGCTTTATTCTCACTGCCAAAGGCAAGCTTTTCAACGGGGCAAAAGTGTCCATTCAATAA
- a CDS encoding TolC family protein — translation MKKILVFIIVSFAALPQVFAQQTVLISKEEVAIKVIENNSSIKISQQEFMEAKADFNQTNSVFLPNITASHTGIITTNPLMAFGSKLNQGVLTQNDFNPDLLNNPDRVQNFATVIQVQQPLMNLDGLYQRKAARASMDAMSLKRQRTEEYFSFEVEKAYMQLQLAYKGVAVLEKTEKAARANLKLAQNRFKQGYLQRADVLNVEVRVTEVQNQLQTSQSNVQNASNYLSFLMNDESYVVYKPSDSLAVQSITVKENDFSENRSDIRAMQLATNAYEAANKADKMAFLPRLNAFGSYELYDDNLFQASANGYVVGAQLSWDLFKGSQRIGQAQKSKATLEKSKLEYEQYVSQSKLELNKALRMLTDAGNKLKLSELALEQSQESLRIRTNRFKEGLEKASDLLSAETQFAQKQMEYYQTIFEFNYAQAYLHFLTKTA, via the coding sequence ATGAAGAAAATTCTAGTTTTTATAATAGTTAGTTTTGCAGCTTTACCACAAGTATTTGCACAACAAACCGTCTTGATTTCTAAAGAAGAAGTCGCGATAAAGGTCATTGAAAACAACAGCTCTATTAAAATTTCACAACAGGAATTTATGGAGGCAAAAGCTGATTTTAATCAGACCAACTCGGTGTTTCTACCCAATATAACCGCCAGCCATACGGGTATTATAACGACCAATCCGTTGATGGCATTTGGATCTAAATTAAATCAAGGGGTTTTAACACAAAATGATTTTAATCCAGACTTGCTAAACAACCCTGACCGTGTTCAAAACTTTGCTACTGTTATACAAGTGCAGCAGCCATTGATGAATCTAGACGGCTTGTATCAACGTAAAGCAGCACGAGCCTCTATGGATGCCATGTCTTTAAAAAGGCAACGTACAGAGGAGTACTTCTCTTTTGAAGTGGAGAAAGCGTACATGCAATTACAATTAGCTTATAAAGGAGTCGCTGTATTAGAAAAAACAGAAAAAGCCGCAAGAGCCAATTTAAAACTAGCTCAAAACAGATTTAAACAAGGTTATTTACAACGTGCTGACGTACTTAACGTAGAGGTGCGTGTTACAGAAGTACAAAACCAGCTACAAACCTCGCAAAGCAATGTTCAAAATGCCTCTAACTACCTATCGTTTTTAATGAACGATGAAAGTTATGTCGTCTATAAGCCTAGCGATAGTCTTGCTGTACAGAGCATTACGGTTAAAGAAAATGACTTCTCAGAAAACAGATCAGATATCAGAGCGATGCAACTGGCTACAAATGCTTACGAAGCCGCAAACAAAGCCGATAAAATGGCTTTTCTACCCAGATTGAACGCCTTTGGATCTTACGAATTATATGATGACAACCTCTTTCAAGCTAGTGCCAATGGTTATGTAGTAGGTGCACAATTGAGTTGGGACCTATTTAAAGGATCGCAGCGCATAGGCCAAGCTCAAAAAAGTAAAGCCACTCTTGAGAAATCAAAACTGGAATACGAGCAATATGTATCACAAAGCAAACTCGAACTCAACAAAGCGCTGCGCATGCTTACCGATGCCGGGAACAAATTAAAACTATCAGAATTAGCTTTAGAACAGTCTCAAGAATCATTGCGCATACGTACCAACAGATTTAAAGAAGGTCTCGAGAAAGCTTCCGACTTATTGAGTGCCGAAACACAATTTGCTCAAAAACAGATGGAATACTATCAAACCATTTTTGAGTTTAATTATGCCCAAGCTTACCTCCATTTTTTAACTAAAACAGCATAA
- a CDS encoding metal-dependent hydrolase, translating into MDSLTQIVLGAAVGEAVLGKKVGNKAMLYGAIAGTIPDLDVAASYFTDTVTALSIHRGFTHSIVFSLLFAPVLGWLVSRYETYKDFKAWSWLFFWAFVTHPILDAHTTWGTQLFWPFDLRLAFKTIFVIDPLYTLPFLAFLILALRQKRSSKKRSFYNKTGLIVSSLYLLFTFFLKWSAFSQFEAALNNQHIDYLKIDTRPAPLNTVLWSANVETEKTFLWSNYSFFDTQPITFESYPKNHELLGDLVEKEAVQRMIAISENWYTITKKKDQLYFNDLRFGLLSMAPNSQNFVFQYKIDVDTTGNVYFTEVEKDTSDAKKLLVELWTRVKGN; encoded by the coding sequence ATGGATTCATTAACTCAAATAGTATTAGGAGCGGCTGTTGGTGAGGCTGTTTTAGGAAAAAAAGTAGGGAACAAGGCGATGCTCTATGGAGCTATTGCTGGAACTATACCGGACTTAGATGTAGCTGCTTCTTACTTTACAGATACGGTAACCGCTCTTTCTATTCATCGCGGATTCACACATTCTATTGTGTTTTCGCTGCTTTTTGCGCCTGTTCTAGGTTGGTTGGTTTCTCGTTATGAAACCTATAAAGATTTTAAAGCTTGGTCGTGGTTGTTTTTTTGGGCATTTGTCACGCATCCTATATTAGATGCGCATACAACTTGGGGAACACAATTGTTTTGGCCGTTTGATTTGAGGCTGGCTTTTAAGACCATTTTTGTTATCGACCCGCTCTATACACTTCCATTTTTAGCGTTTTTAATTTTGGCGTTAAGACAAAAACGAAGCTCTAAAAAAAGATCTTTTTATAATAAAACGGGACTTATAGTAAGTTCTTTGTATTTACTCTTTACCTTCTTTTTAAAATGGAGTGCCTTTTCGCAATTTGAGGCTGCTTTAAATAATCAACATATTGATTATTTAAAAATCGATACCAGACCAGCTCCTTTAAATACGGTACTGTGGAGCGCAAATGTAGAAACTGAAAAAACTTTTTTATGGAGTAATTATTCGTTTTTTGACACACAACCTATCACTTTTGAAAGTTATCCTAAGAACCACGAGTTACTAGGTGATCTTGTTGAAAAAGAAGCTGTACAACGCATGATTGCTATTTCAGAGAACTGGTACACGATCACTAAAAAGAAGGACCAGCTCTACTTTAACGATTTGCGATTTGGACTTTTAAGCATGGCGCCAAATTCCCAAAACTTTGTATTTCAATACAAAATAGACGTGGATACTACTGGAAACGTATATTTTACAGAGGTCGAAAAAGACACTAGTGACGCTAAAAAGTTACTGGTGGAATTGTGGACGCGTGTGAAAGGGAATTAG
- a CDS encoding Dps family protein gives MKNTNNIGLDVKASQATATELNDLLSNYQLLYMNLRGFHWNIKGKKFFELHLKFEELYNDALIKVDEIAERVLTLSTTPLHTYNQYLKISEIKSAENVTDGEIAINSILESLKILLHKERTILSIAADANDEGTVALMSDYIVQQEKLVWMLSAYQN, from the coding sequence ATGAAGAACACAAACAACATAGGTTTAGATGTAAAAGCATCGCAAGCTACCGCTACAGAGTTAAATGATTTACTCTCCAACTATCAATTGCTCTATATGAACCTAAGAGGATTTCATTGGAACATAAAAGGGAAAAAGTTCTTTGAATTACATCTTAAATTTGAAGAGCTTTATAATGACGCATTAATAAAAGTAGATGAAATTGCTGAGCGTGTTCTCACTCTAAGTACAACTCCTCTGCACACCTATAATCAATACCTCAAGATCTCTGAAATAAAATCTGCAGAGAATGTGACTGATGGTGAAATAGCTATTAACAGCATTCTAGAATCGTTAAAGATTTTACTTCATAAAGAAAGAACCATTTTATCTATAGCTGCAGACGCTAATGATGAAGGTACTGTTGCGCTAATGAGTGATTATATTGTGCAGCAAGAAAAACTTGTGTGGATGCTGTCTGCATACCAGAATTAG
- a CDS encoding MBL fold metallo-hydrolase, with the protein MIIKQFEYKPLAHYSYVIVNNGEMAIIDPERDPSQYYAFAKANNATIIAVIETHPHADFVSSHLQIHKETSATIYNSKKLGADYPHKSFDDGDSIKIGDVMLSAINTPGHSPDSITIVATKDDETALFTGDTLFIGDVGRPDLREKAGNMKAKREELAEMMYDSLSTKFNYLPDHALVYPAHGAGSLCGKSMSDAASSTLGDERKSNWAFKKQSKQKFMDTILDGQPFIPSYFGFDVDINKAGAENLKPAIDRVPFKRDTTATGLIVDIRDEALFKKGHLSGSINIQAVSENAKFETWLGAIVEPEEEFTLVIDKEERKDYILQRIAKIGYEKQLKEIITLQKENLMETDVLDLKDFKKNPDNYTIIDIRNLSEVDEEKFFENATSHPLNELRQSGVHIPRNKPVVVHCLGGYRSAAGSSILSRILKDTTVFDLSESINDFK; encoded by the coding sequence ATGATAATAAAACAATTTGAATATAAGCCTTTAGCTCATTATTCCTACGTGATCGTAAATAATGGAGAAATGGCAATTATTGATCCAGAACGTGATCCTAGTCAGTATTACGCTTTCGCGAAAGCGAATAACGCAACAATCATAGCGGTAATAGAAACTCATCCACATGCAGACTTTGTCAGCTCACACCTACAGATTCACAAAGAAACTAGCGCAACTATCTATAACAGCAAAAAATTAGGCGCAGATTACCCTCATAAATCCTTTGACGATGGCGATAGTATAAAAATTGGAGATGTAATGCTAAGTGCTATCAATACACCAGGACACTCTCCAGATAGTATAACAATTGTTGCAACTAAAGATGATGAAACGGCCCTATTTACTGGAGACACTTTATTTATAGGTGATGTGGGACGTCCAGATTTACGTGAAAAAGCTGGTAATATGAAAGCTAAACGCGAAGAGCTTGCAGAAATGATGTATGACAGCCTTTCCACAAAGTTTAATTATTTACCAGATCATGCTTTAGTATATCCAGCACACGGCGCAGGTTCACTTTGTGGCAAGAGTATGAGTGATGCCGCTAGTAGTACTCTAGGAGATGAACGTAAAAGCAATTGGGCGTTTAAGAAACAGTCCAAGCAGAAGTTTATGGATACCATTCTTGATGGACAACCTTTTATACCTTCCTATTTTGGATTTGATGTAGATATCAATAAAGCTGGAGCAGAAAATCTAAAGCCGGCTATTGATAGAGTTCCGTTTAAAAGAGATACAACGGCGACTGGTTTAATTGTAGACATAAGAGATGAAGCTTTATTTAAAAAAGGTCATCTGTCAGGTAGTATCAATATACAAGCGGTTTCAGAAAATGCAAAGTTTGAGACCTGGCTAGGCGCAATCGTGGAGCCAGAAGAAGAGTTTACTTTGGTAATCGATAAAGAAGAGCGTAAAGACTACATACTCCAAAGAATTGCTAAAATCGGGTATGAAAAGCAATTAAAAGAAATCATTACGCTCCAAAAAGAAAACCTAATGGAAACTGACGTATTAGATTTAAAAGATTTCAAGAAAAATCCTGATAACTACACCATAATTGATATTCGCAATCTAAGTGAAGTTGATGAGGAAAAATTCTTTGAAAATGCAACATCACATCCATTAAACGAATTGAGACAAAGTGGAGTTCATATTCCAAGGAATAAGCCTGTAGTGGTTCATTGCCTCGGTGGTTATAGAAGTGCCGCGGGAAGTAGTATTTTATCAAGAATTTTAAAAGACACCACTGTGTTTGATTTAAGTGAAAGTATTAACGATTTTAAATAA